The following proteins are co-located in the Mus pahari chromosome 14, PAHARI_EIJ_v1.1, whole genome shotgun sequence genome:
- the LOC110331074 gene encoding myosin-8, which yields MSSGSDAEMAIFGEAAPYLRKSEKERIEAQNKPFDAKTSVFVAEPKESYVKSVIQSKDGGKVTVKTESGATLTVKEDQVFPMNPPKYDKIEDMAMMTHLHEPGVLYNLKERYAAWMIYTYSGLFCVTVNPYKWLPVYNPEVVAAYRGKKRQEAPPHIFSISDNAYQFMLTDRENQSILITGESGAGKTVNTKRVIQYFATIAVTGEKKKEESGKMQGTLEDQIISANPLLEAFGNAKTVRNDNSSRFGKFIRIHFGTTGKLASADIETYLLEKSRVTFQLKAERSYHIFYQITSNKKPELIEMLLITTNPYDYAFVSQGEITVPSIDDQEELMATDSAIDILGFSPEEKVSIYKLTGAVMHYGNMKFKQKQREEQAEPDGTEVADKAAYLQCLNSADLLKALCYPRVKVGNEYVTKGQTVQQVYNAVGALAKAVYEKMFLWMVTRINQQLDTKQPRQYFIGVLDIAGFEIFDFNSLEQLCINFTNEKLQQFFNHHMFVLEQEEYKKEGIEWTFIDFGMDLAACIELIEKPLGIFSILEEECMFPKATDTSFKNKLYDQHLGKSNNFQKPKPAKGKAEAHFSLVHYAGTVDYNITGWLDKNKDPLNDTVVGLYQKSAMKTLASLFSTYASAEADGGAKKGAKKKGSSFQTVSALFRENLNKLMTNLRSTHPHFVRCIIPNETKTPGAMEHELVLHQLRCNGVLEGIRICRKGFPSRILYGDFKQRYKVLNASAIPEGQFIDSKKASEKLLGSIDIDHTQYKFGHTKVFFKAGLLGLLEEMRDEKLAQIITRTQAVCRGYLMRVEYQKMLLRRESIFCIQYNVRAFMNVKHWPWMKLFFKIKPLLKSAETEKEMATMKEEFQKTKDELAKSEAKRKELEEKMVTLLKEKNDLQLQVQSEADSLADAEERCEQLIKNKIQLEAKIKEVTERAEDEEEINAELTAKKRKLEDECSELKKDIDDLELTLAKVEKEKHATENKVKNLTEEMAGLDETIAKLTKEKKALQEAHQQTLDDLQAEEDKVNTLTKAKTKLEQQVDDLEGSLEQEKKLRMDLERAKRKLEGDLKLAQESTMDIENDKQQLDEKLKKKEFEISNLISKIEDEQAVEIQLQKKIKELQARIEELEEEIEAERASRAKAEKQRSDLSRELEEISERLEEAGGATSAQVEMNKKRETEFQKLRRDLEEATLQHEATAAALRKKHADSMAELGEQIDNLQRVKQKLEKEKSELKMEIDDLSSNAEAIAKAKGNLEKMCRTLEDQVSELKSKEEEQQRLINELTAQRARLQTEAGEYSRQLDEKDALVSQLSRSKQAFTQQIEELKRQLEEETKAKNALAHALQSSRHDCDLLREQYEEEQEGKAELQRALSKANSEVAQWRTKYETDAIQRTEELEEAKKKLAQRLQAAEEHVEAVNAKCASLEKTKQRLQNEVEDLMIDVERTNAACAALDKKQRNFDKVLSEWRQKYEETQAELESCQKESRTLSTELFKVKNAYEESLDHLETLRRENKNLQQEISDLTEQIAEGGKHIHELEKIKKQVEQEKCEIQAALEEAEASLEHEEGKILRIQLELNQVKSEIDRKIAEKDEEIDQLKRNHIRVVETMQSTLDAEIRSRNDALRVKKKMEGDLNEMEIQLNHANRLAAESLRNYRNTQGILKDTQLHLDDALRGQEDLKEQLAMVERRANLLQAEIEELRATLEQTERSRKIAEQELLDASERVQLLHTQNTSLINTKKKLENDVSQLQSEVEEVIQESRNAEEKAKKAITDAAMMAEELKKEQDTSAHLERMKKNMEQTVKDLQHRLDEAEQLALKGGKKQIQKLEARVRELEGEVENEQKRNAEAVKGLRKHERRVKELTYQTEEDRKNVLRLQDLVDKLQAKVKSYKRQAEEAEEQSNANLAKFRKLQHELEEAEERADIAESQVNKLRVKSREVHTKISAE from the exons ATGAGTTCGGGTTCAGACGCGGAGATGGCTATTTTTGGCGAAGCTGCTCCTTACCTCCGAAAATCGGAGAAGGAGAGGATCGAGGCCCAAAATAAGCCTTTTGATGCAAAAACATCTGTCTTTGTGGCGGAGCCCAAAGAGTCCTACGTGAAAAGCGTTATACAAAGCAAGGATGGAGGGAAAGTGACCGTGAAGACAGAAAGCGGAGCA ACTCTCACCGTCAAGGAAGATCAAGTCTTCCCCATGAACCCTCCCAAGTATGACAAGATCGAGGACATGGCCATGATGACGCACCTGCACGAGCCCGGAGTGCTGTACAACCTCAAAGAGCGTTACGCAGCCTGGATGATCTAT ACCTACTCAGGCCTCTTCTGTGTCACTGTCAACCCCTACAAGTGGCTGCCGGTGTACAACCCCGAGGTGGTGGCGGCCTACCGAGGCAAAAAGCGCCAGGAGGCCCCGCCCCACATCTTCTCCATTTCTGACAACGCCTACCAGTTCATGCTGACGG ATCGCGAGAACCAGTCCATCCTGATCAC TGGAGAATCCGGGGCCGGGAAGACTGTGAACACGAAGCGTGTCATCCAGTACTTTGCAACAATTGCAGTCactggggagaagaagaaggaggagtcTGGCAAAATGCAG GGGACCCTGGAAGATCAAATCATCAGTGCCAACCCCCTGCTGGAGGCCTTTGGGAACGCCAAGACTGTGAGGAATGACAACTCCTCTCGCTTT GGCAAGTTCATCAGAATACACTTTGGTACCACGGGGAAACTGGCATCAGCTGATATTGAAACAT ATCTTCTAGAGAAGTCTAGAGTCACTTTCCAGctaaaagctgaaagaagttaCCACATTTTTTATCAGATCACCTCCAATAAGAAGCCAGAGCTAATTG AAATGCTCCTGATCACCACCAACCCGTACGACTACGCCTTTGTCAGTCAGGGGGAGATCACGGTGCCCAGCATTGATGACCAAGAAGAGTTGATGGCCACAGAT AGTGCCATTGATATCCTTGGCTTCTCACCTGAAGAGAAAGTGTCCATCTATAAGCTCACAGGGGCTGTGATGCATTATGGGAACATGAAATTCAAGCAAAAGCAGCGAGAGGAGCAGGCTGAGCCAGATGGCACTGAAG TGGCTGACAAGGCTGCCTATCTCCAGTGTCTGAACTCTGCTGACCTGCTCAAAGCCCTCTGCTATCCCAGGGTCAAGGTTGGCAATGAATATGTCACCAAAGGCCAGACGGTTCAGCAA GTGTATAATGCGGTGGGTGCCCTGGCCAAGGCTGTCTATGAGAAGATGTTCCTGTGGATGGTCACCCGCATCAACCAGCAGCTGGACACCAAGCAGCCCCGGCAGTACTTCATCGGGGTCTTGGACATCGCTGGCTTTGAGATCTTTGAT TTCAACAGCCTGGAGCAGCTGTGCATCAACTTCACCAACGAGAAACTGCAACAGTTCTTCAACCACCACATGTTCgtgctggagcaggaggagtACAAGAAGGAAGGCATCGAGTGGACCTTCATCGACTTCGGGATGGACCTGGCGGCCTGCATCGAGCTCATCGAGAAG CCTCTGGGCATCTTCTCCATCCTGGAAGAGGAGTGCATGTTCCCCAAGGCAACAGACACCTCCTTCAAGAACAAGCTGTATGACCAGCATCTGGGAAAATCCAACAACTTCCAGAAGCCCAAGCCTGCCAAAGGCAAGGCCGAGGCCCACTTCTCCCTGGTGCACTATGCAGGCACCGTGGACTACAACATCACTGGCTGGTTGGACAAGAACAAGGACCCCTTGAATGACACCGTGGTGGGGCTGTACCAGAAGTCAGCAATGAAAACTCTGGCTAGCCTCTTTTCCACATATGCAAGTGCTGAAGCAG aTGGTGGTGCAAAGAAAGGAGCTAAGAAGAAGGGCTCTTCTTTCCAAACTGTGTCAGCCCTTTTCAGG GAAAACTTAAATAAACTGATGACCAACCTGAGAAGTACACACCCTCACTTTGTACGGTGTATCATTCCCAATGAAACGAAAACTCCTG GTGCCATGGAGCACGAACTGGTCCTGCACCAGCTGAGGTGTAACGGGGTGCTGGAAGGCATCCGCATCTGCAGGAAGGGGTTCCCCAGCCGGATCCTGTATGGGGACTTTAAACAGAG ATACAAGGTTTTAAATGCAAGTGCTATTCCAGAGGGACAGTTCATCGACAGCAAGAAGGCCTCTGAGAAACTTCTGGGCTCTATTGATATAGATCACACTCAGTATAAATTTGGACACACCAAG GTTTTCTTCAAAGCTGGTCTCCTGGGTCTCCTGGAAGAAATGAGAGATGAAAAGCTGGCCCAGATTATAACAAGAACACAGGCGGTCTGTAGGGGATACCTAATGAGAGTGGAGTATCAGAAGATGCTGCTGAGAAG AGAATCCATCTTCTGCATCCAGTACAACGTCCGTGCCTTCATGAACGTCAAGCACTGGCCCTGGATGAAACTCTTCTTCAAGATCAAGCCCCTGCTGAAAAGTGCAGAGACCGAGAAGGAGATGGCCACCATGAAGGAGGAGTTCCAGAAAACCAAGGATGAGCTGGCCAAGTCGGAGGCAaagaggaaggagctggaggagaagaTGGTCACTcttctcaaagagaaaaatgacctCCAACTTCAGGTTCAATCT gaagcagacagcTTGGCTGATGCTGAGGAAAGGTGTGAACAACTgatcaaaaacaaaatccagctGGAGGCCAAAATCAAAGAGGTGACCGAGAGAGCTGAGGACGAGGAGGAGATCAACGCGGAGCTCACAGCCAagaagaggaagctggaggaCGAATGCTCAGAGCTGAAGAAGGACATCGATGACCTTGAGCTGACACTGGCCAAGGTTGAGAAGGAGAAGCACGCCACAGAGAACAAG GTGAAAAACCTGACAGAGGAGATGGCGGGCCTGGACGAAACCATCGCCAAGCTGACCAAGGAGAAGAAGGCCCTCCAGGAGGCCCACCAGCAGACCCTGGATGACCTGCAGGCAGAGGAGGACAAAGTCAACACCCTGaccaaagccaaaaccaagcTGGAACAGCAAGTGGATGAT CTTGAAGGATCGCTAGAGcaagaaaagaagctgaggatggaTCTAGAAAGAGCCAAGAGGAAACTGGAGGGGGACCTGAAACTGGCCCAAGAGTCCACAATGGACATAGAAAACGATAAACAGCAGCTCGATGAGAAACTCAAAAA GAAGGAGTTTGAAATCAGCAACCTGATAAGCAAAATTGAAGATGAGCAAGCTGTGGAAATCCAGCTGCAGAAGAAGATCAAAGAGTTGCAG GCCCGCAtcgaggagctggaggaggaaatTGAGGCAGAGCGGGCCTCCAGGGCCAAAGCAGAGAAGCAGCGCTCTGACCTCTCCCGGGAACTGGAGGAGATCAGCGAGAGGCTGGAAGAAGCCGGCGGGGCCACCTCTGCTCAGGTGGAGATGAACAAGAAGCGGGAAACTGAGTTTCAGAAACTTCGCCGGGACCTGGAGGAGGCCACGCTGCAGCACGAAGCCACAGCAGCCGCTCTTCGGAAGAAGCACGCGGACAGTATGGCGGAGCTCGGCGAGCAGATCGACAACCTGCAGCGGGTGAagcagaagctggagaaggagaagagtgAGCTGAAGATGGAGATCGATGACCTGAGCAGTAATGCAGAGGCCATCGCCAAAGCCAAG GGAAACCTTGAGAAGATGTGCCGCACTCTGGAGGACCAGGTGAGTGAGCTGAAGAGCaaagaggaggagcagcagcgGCTGATCAATGAGCTGACAGCGCAGAGAGCACGCCtgcagacagaagcag GTGAGTACTCCAGACAGCTGGACGAGAAAGATGCTTTAGTCTCTCAGTTGTCAAGGAGCAAGCAGGCATTCACCCAGCAGATTGAGGAGCTGAAGCGTCAGCTCGAGGAAGAAACCAAG GCCAAGAATGCGCTAGCCCACGCCCTGCAGTCCTCCCGCCACGACTGTGACCTGCTGCGGGAACAGTacgaggaggagcaggaaggcaaAGCCGAGCTGCAGAGGGCGCTGTCCAAAGCCAACAGCGAGGTGGCCCAGTGGAGGACCAAATATGAGACGGATGCCATCCAGCGCacggaggagctggaggaggccaA GAAGAAGCTGGCTCAGCGTCTGCAGGCGGCCGAGGAGCACGTAGAAGCCGTGAACGCCAAGTGCgcttccctggagaagacaaaGCAGCGGCTGCAGAATGAGGTGGAGGACCTCATGATTGACGTGGAGAGGACCAACGCGGCCTGCGCCGCCCtggacaagaagcagagaaatttTGACAAG GTTCTATCAGAATGGAGACAGAAGTATGAGGAAACTCAGGCTGAGCTTGAGTCCTGCCAGAAGGAGTCCCGAACTCTCAGCACGGAGCTGTTCAAGGTGAAGAACGCCTACGAGGAGTCTCTGGACCACCTGGAGACGctgaggagagagaacaagaaccTGCAGC AGGAGATCTCGGACCTGACGGAGCAGATTGCAGAGGGAGGGAAGCACATCCATGAGCTGGAGAAAATCAAGAAGCAAGTGGAACAGGAGAAGTGTGAGATCCAGGCTGCCTtagaggaagcagag GCATCCCTGGAGCACGAGGAGGGAAAGATCCTGCGCATCCAGCTGGAGCTGAACCAAGTCAAGTCTGAGATCGACAGGAAGATTGCGGAGAAGGACGAGGAGATCGACCAGCTGAAGAGAAACCACATTAGGGTCGTGGAGACCATGCAGAGCACGCTGGACGCCGAGATCAGGAGCAGGAACGACGCTCTGAGAGTcaagaagaagatggagggagacCTGAACGAGATGGAAATTCAGCTGAACCATGCCAACCGCTTGGCTGCTGAGAGCTTGAGGAACTACAGGAACACACAAGGCATCCTCAAG GACACACAGCTGCACCTGGACGATGCTCTCCGGGGCCAGGAGGACCTGAAGGAGCAGCTGGCCATGGTGGAGCGCAGAGCCAACCTGCTGCAGGCTGAGATCGAGGAGCTGCGGGCCACGCTGGAGCAGACTGAGAGGAGCAGGAAGATTGCAGAGCAGGAGCTGCTGGACGCCAGTGAGCGCGTGCAGCTCCTCCACACCCAG aacacGAGCCTCATCAACaccaaaaagaagctggaaaaTGATGTTTCACAGCTGCAGAGTGAAGTGGAAGAAGTGATTCAAGAGTCACGCAATGCAGAGGAGAAGGCTAAGAAAGCCATTACTGAT GCTGCCATGATGGCGGAGGAGCTGAAGAAGGAGCAGGACACCAGTGCCCACCTGGAGCGGATGAAGAAGAACATGGAGCAGACGGTGAAGGACCTGCAGCACCGTCTGGACGAGGCTGAGCAGTTGGCGCTGAAGGGCGGCAAGAAGCAGATCCAGAAACTGGAGGCCAGG GTACGTGAACTTGAAGGAGAGGTCGAAAATGAACAGAAACGTAATGCTGAGGCTGTTAAAGGGTTAAGGAAGCATGAAAGAAGAGTAAAGGAACTTACCTACCAG ACTGAGGAGGACCGCAAGAACGTGCTCCGGCTGCAGGACCTGGTGGACAAATTACAGGCAAAGGTGAAATCCTACAAGAGACAGGCTGAGGAGGCT